Proteins co-encoded in one Arachis hypogaea cultivar Tifrunner chromosome 13, arahy.Tifrunner.gnm2.J5K5, whole genome shotgun sequence genomic window:
- the LOC112733689 gene encoding double-stranded RNA-binding protein 4: protein MAPPTEIKAAGSNVAAPSASSSQPLRPPQHSSASSSSSAAPPPLQLDYKQCLQDLAKKLNIVLPEYETIRDRSSEVPMYRSTVLVDGMSFTSEITLSTRKAAEQDIARVAFENLSKKVKDHGCALVCENTAFAKSALDEYAAKLNTRPTYNTVKLEGPPPCFEYSVIFDGTKYTGDTAKDKS, encoded by the exons ATGGCGCCCCCGACCGAAATCAAAGCTGCTGGCTCCAACGTGGCGGCGCCTTCTGCATCATCGTCTCAACCGTTGCGGCCGCCACAACATTcatctgcctcttcctcctcctctgctgctcctcctcctt TGCAGTTAGATTACAAGCAGTGTTTACAAGACCTtgctaaaaaattaaacatagtTCTTCCAGAGTATGAAACAATTCGTGATAGATCTTCAGAAGTTCCAATGTATAGGTCAACTGTGCTGGTGGATGGAATGAGTTTTACctctgagatcactttatccacTCGAAAGGCTGCTGAACAAGATATTGCCAGAGTTGCTTTTGAGAACCTATCTAAGAAAGTTAAAGATCATGGATGTGCTCTTGTTTGTGAG AATACTGCATTTGCCAAGTCTGCTTTGGATGAATATGCTGCAAAACTGAATACAAGACCTACTTATAACACTGTTAAGCTAGAAGGTCCACCTCCTTGTTTTGAATATTCTGTGATCTTTGATGGCACAAAATACACGGGGGATACTGCTAAAGACAAAAGCTAG